In the genome of Hymenobacter cellulosivorans, one region contains:
- a CDS encoding glycoside hydrolase family 3 N-terminal domain-containing protein: protein MLKEFRISLLLVILAVTGLIISSAAPKDKDVRPMSAAEQTWVDSVFATLTPDQRLGQLFMVAAYSNKDKKHVARIDELVKTYGIGGLMFLQGGPKRQALLTNRYQAEAKVPLLIAMDAEWGLDMRLDSSMHFAKQMTLGAMDDDQYVYQMGREIALKLKTLGVHVSFSPVIDVNSNPDNPVIGNRSFGENKEQVAKRGVSYIRGLQDHGVMAVVKHFPGHGDTDVDSHVALPVINSDLARLTNVDLYPFQQAFQSGVMGVMVGHLYMPLFDTVQSVSATISHNLVTGMLKEKMGYKGLVFTDALNMKSVANLYKPGELDALALLAGNDVLLFSEDVPVALQRIREAVAAGKISQEEIDLRVRKILRGKYWAGLNRYQPVDIPNLAANLSRPLSRTVQQQIYEHAVTVVKNEDDLLPFHRLDTLRIATVTIGAATGSTFGTIMNKYQSGPVYSVPNRYAVDSTFARIKTRLTPYNVVVVSLHGMNNTPAHNYGIGEGALKFLKEIQADPKLKTVVVVMGNAYALKHVEEVRNLVCGYEDNYPSQLVVPQVLFGALPAKGRLPVTVSPALKAGQGLPTPDFRRLRYATPESEGLDSRILSQIDNIALESVAYAAAPGCQVLVAKDGAVVFDKSYGYCTYDKSQPVESSTLYDLASVTKVAGTLQAVMYLKDQGKLNLDAKVADYLPELKSSNKKDMTVRDVLLHQAGLKPGIPTWERTVGKNGLKPTFYASTRSEEFPNEVAPGTFSTKAVDDSVWTWIVRSSMLPKVKGKYPIEYSDLSFMILKRLSEKVLGGPIDDFLDKTFYKPLGLTSMTYNPLERFPKSCIAPTENDTYFRKTQLQGTVHDQAAALLGGVAGHAGLFANANDLAILMQMDLQNGRYGGQRYFQTPVVTEFSRPQVAGNKRGLGWDHGNPEKPEGPTSNLSPASTFGHTGFTGTCVWMDPENKILYIFLSNRVYPDGGNNKLRQYNIRTRIHDVIYKSLQKT, encoded by the coding sequence ATGCTCAAGGAATTTCGGATTAGTCTCTTACTGGTTATCCTGGCCGTTACGGGTCTAATCATCTCGTCGGCGGCCCCCAAAGACAAGGACGTACGGCCCATGTCGGCGGCCGAGCAAACCTGGGTCGACAGCGTATTTGCCACCCTCACTCCCGACCAGCGCCTGGGGCAGCTGTTTATGGTGGCGGCGTACTCCAACAAGGACAAAAAGCACGTAGCGCGCATCGACGAGCTGGTAAAAACCTATGGCATCGGCGGGCTGATGTTTCTACAGGGCGGCCCCAAGCGGCAGGCCTTGCTGACCAACCGTTACCAGGCTGAAGCTAAAGTGCCCCTGCTCATTGCCATGGACGCCGAATGGGGCCTGGATATGCGTCTGGACTCCTCCATGCACTTTGCCAAGCAGATGACGCTGGGCGCCATGGACGACGACCAGTACGTGTACCAGATGGGCCGCGAAATTGCCCTCAAGCTCAAGACGTTGGGCGTGCACGTAAGCTTTTCGCCGGTTATCGATGTCAACTCCAACCCCGACAATCCGGTTATCGGCAACCGTTCCTTCGGGGAAAACAAAGAGCAGGTAGCCAAGCGCGGCGTATCCTACATCCGCGGCCTGCAGGACCACGGCGTAATGGCCGTCGTGAAGCATTTCCCCGGTCACGGCGACACCGATGTGGACTCTCACGTTGCCCTGCCAGTTATCAACTCCGACCTGGCCCGCCTGACTAATGTGGATCTGTACCCCTTTCAGCAGGCGTTTCAATCGGGGGTAATGGGCGTAATGGTGGGCCACTTGTACATGCCCCTGTTCGACACGGTGCAGTCGGTATCGGCTACTATTTCCCATAACCTAGTGACGGGCATGCTGAAGGAGAAAATGGGCTACAAAGGCCTGGTTTTCACCGACGCGCTCAATATGAAGAGCGTTGCCAACCTCTATAAGCCCGGTGAGCTGGATGCTCTGGCTTTGCTGGCCGGCAACGACGTGCTGCTGTTTTCGGAAGATGTACCCGTGGCGCTGCAGCGGATTCGTGAAGCCGTGGCGGCCGGCAAAATCAGCCAGGAAGAAATTGATTTGCGAGTCCGTAAAATCCTGCGCGGTAAGTACTGGGCCGGCCTGAACCGTTACCAGCCCGTCGATATTCCTAACCTGGCCGCCAACCTAAGCCGCCCACTGAGCCGCACGGTGCAGCAGCAGATTTATGAGCACGCCGTAACGGTGGTAAAAAATGAGGACGACCTGCTGCCCTTCCACCGCCTCGATACGCTGCGCATTGCCACTGTCACGATTGGTGCCGCCACGGGCAGTACGTTCGGCACTATTATGAACAAGTACCAGAGTGGCCCGGTATACTCGGTGCCTAACCGGTACGCCGTCGACTCGACCTTTGCCCGCATCAAGACGCGCCTGACGCCTTACAACGTGGTGGTGGTGAGTCTGCACGGCATGAACAACACGCCGGCCCACAACTACGGCATTGGCGAAGGTGCCCTCAAGTTTTTGAAGGAAATCCAGGCCGACCCCAAACTCAAAACCGTGGTAGTGGTAATGGGCAATGCTTACGCCCTGAAGCACGTGGAAGAGGTCCGCAACCTGGTGTGCGGCTACGAAGACAACTACCCGTCGCAGCTAGTAGTGCCCCAGGTTTTGTTTGGCGCTCTGCCGGCCAAAGGCCGTTTGCCCGTCACGGTGTCGCCGGCCCTGAAGGCGGGCCAGGGTTTGCCCACGCCCGACTTCCGTCGCCTGCGCTATGCCACACCCGAAAGTGAGGGTTTGGATTCGCGCATCCTGAGCCAGATCGACAACATTGCCCTGGAATCGGTGGCCTACGCTGCGGCGCCCGGCTGCCAGGTGCTAGTGGCCAAGGACGGCGCCGTGGTGTTCGACAAAAGCTACGGCTACTGCACCTACGACAAAAGCCAGCCGGTGGAAAGCAGCACGCTGTATGACCTGGCTTCAGTAACCAAAGTGGCCGGTACGCTGCAGGCCGTGATGTACCTCAAGGACCAGGGCAAGCTCAACCTCGACGCCAAAGTAGCCGACTATCTGCCGGAGCTCAAGAGCTCGAACAAGAAGGACATGACCGTGCGCGACGTGCTCCTGCACCAGGCGGGTCTGAAGCCCGGCATTCCTACCTGGGAGCGGACCGTGGGCAAAAACGGCCTGAAGCCAACTTTCTACGCCAGCACCCGCTCCGAAGAGTTTCCGAATGAAGTGGCACCTGGCACCTTCAGCACCAAGGCCGTGGATGACTCGGTCTGGACCTGGATTGTGCGCAGCAGCATGCTACCCAAAGTGAAGGGCAAGTACCCGATTGAGTACAGCGACCTGAGCTTTATGATCCTCAAGCGCTTAAGCGAAAAGGTGTTGGGTGGCCCCATCGACGATTTCCTGGACAAGACGTTCTATAAGCCGCTGGGGCTAACCTCCATGACGTATAATCCGCTGGAGCGTTTCCCCAAGTCCTGCATTGCCCCCACCGAAAACGACACGTATTTCCGCAAAACCCAGCTTCAGGGCACCGTGCACGACCAAGCCGCTGCCTTACTAGGCGGCGTAGCGGGCCATGCGGGCTTGTTTGCCAATGCCAACGACTTGGCCATCCTGATGCAGATGGACTTGCAAAACGGCCGCTACGGCGGGCAGCGCTACTTCCAGACCCCAGTAGTGACTGAATTCTCCCGGCCCCAGGTAGCGGGCAATAAGCGCGGCCTGGGCTGGGACCACGGCAACCCTGAGAAGCCCGAAGGGCCCACGTCCAACCTGTCGCCAGCCAGCACCTTTGGGCACACCGGCTTCACGGGCACCTGCGTGTGGATGGACCCCGAAAACAAAATCCTCTACATCTTTCTTTCCAATCGGGTGTACCCCGACGGTGGCAACAACAAATTGCGCCAGTACAACATCCGCACGCGCATCCACGACGTTATTTACAAGTCTTTGCAAAAGACATGA
- the mutL gene encoding DNA mismatch repair endonuclease MutL produces the protein MADVIQLLPEYLANQIAAGEVVQRPASVVKELLENAVDAKATQVQLIVKEAGKQLVQVVDNGAGMSPTDARMSLERHATSKIRTTEDLFKIRTLGFRGEALASIAAVAQVELRTKQRDQDTGTLLLIEGSQVMSQQPVACPDGTSISVKNLFYNVPARRNFLKTNAVEMRHILDEFQHVALSNPQISFSLYQNDLEVFNLPAGRLSQRIVALLGNGYKEQLAHCEEVTPFISVKGYIGKPESAKKSRGDQFFFVNNRFIRSAYLNHAVLAAYEGLLPKDTHPFYVLFLELDPKAIDINVHPTKTEIKFEDEKTVYAIVRAAVKQSLGIHNMAPSLDFEGDVNFAPIQPLRASPNANPFGDDYRPDALASAAARAAAPAPKEGSKSGGSERALPQRPTEQAKRELEAFYKSLGQTIVPDLPEADTPAAVEKFEKATNPLVISNPIPAKEAAPELPLPEQTAGPGNRVVQINQQYLVVPVKSGMMLIDQVAARERILYEQYAQALERQSGSSQTLLFPRTVTFTPQDFAILREVSAALHDLGFRFNEFGPNTIAVEGIPADVANRDERELLEGLIEQFRNHSGPVRLDRREQLVRALARRLATSSDNARLSDVEMTALVDRLFACSVPSYTPDGRRTLVLMEVNQLQDLFRKP, from the coding sequence ATGGCGGATGTAATTCAGTTGCTCCCCGAATACCTTGCCAACCAGATTGCGGCAGGGGAGGTGGTCCAGCGTCCGGCGTCGGTAGTCAAAGAGCTACTCGAAAACGCCGTCGACGCCAAGGCCACGCAGGTGCAGCTTATTGTGAAAGAAGCGGGCAAACAGCTCGTGCAGGTGGTCGACAATGGGGCGGGCATGTCGCCGACGGATGCGCGCATGAGCCTGGAGCGGCACGCTACGAGCAAGATTCGCACTACCGAAGACTTGTTTAAAATTCGGACCCTGGGCTTTCGCGGCGAGGCCCTAGCTTCCATTGCGGCCGTGGCCCAGGTGGAGCTGCGCACCAAGCAGCGCGACCAGGACACCGGCACGCTCTTGCTCATCGAGGGCTCCCAGGTGATGAGCCAGCAGCCCGTGGCTTGCCCCGACGGCACTAGCATCAGCGTCAAGAACCTGTTCTACAACGTGCCGGCCCGGCGCAATTTTCTTAAGACCAACGCGGTGGAGATGCGCCACATCCTGGACGAGTTTCAGCACGTGGCCTTGTCGAACCCGCAGATTTCCTTTTCGCTCTACCAAAACGACCTGGAAGTCTTCAACCTGCCGGCCGGCCGCCTCAGCCAGCGCATCGTGGCTTTGCTCGGCAACGGCTATAAAGAGCAACTCGCCCACTGCGAGGAAGTCACGCCCTTTATTTCGGTGAAAGGCTACATCGGCAAGCCCGAGTCGGCCAAGAAAAGCCGGGGCGACCAGTTTTTCTTCGTCAACAACCGCTTTATCCGCTCGGCCTACCTCAACCACGCCGTGCTGGCCGCCTACGAAGGCCTCTTGCCCAAGGATACCCACCCGTTCTACGTGCTGTTTCTGGAACTCGACCCCAAGGCCATCGACATCAACGTGCACCCCACGAAGACGGAAATCAAGTTTGAGGACGAGAAAACCGTGTACGCCATTGTGCGGGCCGCCGTGAAGCAATCCTTGGGTATTCACAACATGGCCCCGTCGCTGGACTTCGAGGGCGACGTGAATTTTGCCCCCATTCAGCCCCTGCGGGCCTCGCCCAATGCCAACCCGTTTGGCGACGACTACCGCCCCGATGCTCTGGCTTCGGCCGCGGCCCGGGCTGCGGCTCCCGCGCCCAAGGAAGGCAGCAAAAGCGGCGGCAGTGAACGAGCGTTGCCCCAGCGCCCCACCGAGCAAGCCAAGCGCGAACTGGAGGCTTTCTACAAGTCGCTGGGCCAAACCATCGTGCCCGATTTGCCGGAAGCCGACACGCCGGCGGCCGTGGAGAAATTCGAAAAGGCCACCAATCCGCTGGTGATTTCGAACCCGATACCGGCCAAAGAAGCCGCGCCCGAGCTGCCCTTGCCCGAGCAAACCGCCGGACCGGGCAACCGTGTGGTCCAGATCAACCAACAGTATCTGGTGGTGCCGGTGAAGTCGGGGATGATGCTGATTGACCAGGTGGCGGCCCGGGAGCGGATACTTTACGAGCAGTACGCTCAGGCCTTGGAACGGCAGAGTGGCAGCTCCCAGACCCTGCTGTTTCCGCGCACCGTCACCTTCACGCCCCAGGACTTTGCCATTCTGCGCGAAGTCTCGGCTGCTTTGCACGACTTGGGCTTCCGCTTCAACGAGTTCGGACCCAATACCATTGCCGTGGAAGGCATTCCGGCCGACGTGGCCAACCGTGACGAGCGGGAGTTGCTGGAGGGCCTGATTGAGCAGTTCCGCAATCATTCCGGCCCCGTGCGCCTCGACCGGCGCGAGCAGCTGGTACGGGCCCTGGCCCGCCGCCTGGCCACCAGCAGCGACAATGCCCGGTTGTCGGACGTGGAAATGACGGCCCTAGTCGACCGGCTGTTTGCCTGCTCCGTGCCCAGTTATACCCCTGACGGTCGGCGGACCCTGGTACTGATGGAGGTCAACCAGCTACAGGACCTTTTCCGTAAACCCTGA
- a CDS encoding rhomboid family intramembrane serine protease translates to MFNLTPTVRILLFLNIGVFILQSQIPAVNMMALYPIGSSHFQPWQFVSYMFMHGGWGHILSNMFGLISFGPLLEQRWGGNRFLTFWMICGIGAGVLYSGVRHYEISRMRQDIETFRQEPTDVNLQDFVDRSLPDYKGAYEPVVQQLHKTPDDPQLIQGALNSMEQLLAAGLNSPMLGASGALFGLLFAFAYLFPNTELMLLFFPFPIKAKYFVGLYALYELYNGVHRTPGDNVAHFAHLGGLLIGFIVLKFWERGRTRFY, encoded by the coding sequence ATGTTCAATCTTACTCCGACAGTTCGGATACTGCTCTTCCTCAATATCGGTGTCTTCATTCTGCAGAGTCAGATACCGGCGGTGAACATGATGGCCTTGTACCCCATCGGTTCCTCGCACTTTCAGCCCTGGCAATTCGTGTCGTACATGTTCATGCACGGCGGCTGGGGGCACATTCTTTCCAACATGTTCGGCCTGATTTCCTTCGGGCCGCTGCTGGAGCAGCGCTGGGGCGGCAACCGGTTTCTGACCTTCTGGATGATTTGCGGCATCGGGGCCGGCGTGCTCTATTCAGGGGTGCGCCACTATGAAATAAGCCGCATGCGCCAGGACATCGAGACCTTTCGCCAGGAACCGACGGATGTCAACTTGCAGGATTTTGTGGACCGTAGCCTACCCGATTATAAAGGTGCCTATGAGCCCGTCGTGCAGCAGCTGCACAAAACGCCCGACGACCCCCAACTGATTCAGGGTGCGCTGAACTCGATGGAGCAACTGCTTGCGGCCGGCCTTAACTCCCCGATGCTGGGCGCGTCAGGGGCGTTGTTTGGGCTGCTGTTCGCCTTTGCCTACCTGTTTCCGAACACGGAGCTCATGCTGCTGTTCTTTCCCTTTCCGATCAAGGCCAAATACTTTGTGGGCCTTTACGCGTTGTATGAGCTCTACAATGGCGTACACCGGACCCCAGGCGACAATGTGGCGCACTTCGCCCACTTGGGCGGATTGTTGATTGGGTTTATTGTGTTAAAATTCTGGGAGCGGGGTCGGACCCGCTTCTACTAG
- a CDS encoding rhomboid family intramembrane serine protease, with protein MSIVNDIRTAFSRRDNALNQLLLINVLVFVAFILLRTVMFLLTGGKNGHLPVLEWLAVPSVPGTLLTRPWTMLTYSFIHFDFFHILFNLLNLYWFGALVREYLGDRRLVSLYVLGALCGAALYVLALNLVPALRGGPAILYGASASVTAIIVAAATLMPDYTFSIILLGPVRIKYIAAVVVILSIAGINGGNAGGMLAHLGGALLGFVFIKQLQAGRDLGRPVQAVGDFVGNLVSARPRTSTTHGRATEASQAKRGPLNHPEQDEIDLILDKISRSGYESLSKDEKQKLFKASQK; from the coding sequence ATGAGTATTGTCAACGATATCCGTACTGCTTTCAGCCGGCGCGACAATGCGTTGAATCAGCTGCTGCTGATCAACGTGCTGGTATTCGTGGCCTTCATTCTGCTGCGGACAGTTATGTTTCTGCTGACCGGGGGCAAGAATGGCCATCTGCCGGTGCTGGAGTGGCTGGCCGTGCCCTCGGTGCCGGGTACGCTGCTCACCCGCCCCTGGACGATGCTGACGTACAGCTTCATCCACTTCGATTTCTTCCACATCCTGTTCAACCTGCTGAACCTGTACTGGTTTGGCGCCCTGGTGCGGGAGTACCTCGGCGACCGGCGCCTAGTGAGTCTGTACGTGCTTGGGGCCCTGTGCGGGGCAGCGCTGTACGTGCTGGCTCTGAACCTGGTTCCGGCCCTGCGCGGTGGTCCCGCTATTTTATATGGCGCCTCCGCCAGCGTCACAGCCATCATCGTGGCCGCCGCTACGCTCATGCCCGACTACACCTTCAGCATCATTCTGTTGGGGCCCGTGCGCATCAAGTACATAGCCGCCGTGGTGGTTATCTTGTCCATTGCCGGCATTAATGGCGGCAACGCGGGCGGCATGCTGGCCCATTTGGGCGGGGCGCTGCTGGGCTTTGTGTTTATCAAGCAGCTACAGGCCGGCCGGGACCTGGGCCGTCCGGTGCAGGCCGTCGGCGACTTTGTGGGCAACTTGGTATCGGCTAGGCCTCGCACGAGCACGACGCATGGCCGCGCCACCGAGGCCTCCCAGGCTAAGAGAGGCCCGCTCAACCACCCCGAGCAGGACGAAATCGACCTGATTCTGGACAAGATTTCCCGCTCCGGCTACGAAAGCCTCTCCAAAGACGAAAAGCAGAAATTGTTTAAAGCTAGCCAGAAGTAA
- a CDS encoding DNA alkylation repair protein, with protein sequence MTAVRLETALTQLANPERAVLLRRFFKTGPGEYGEGDQFLGLTLPQQRAVAREFRQLPMAEVEMLLASPWHELRQTALIIWTLQFQKAGPSGRTAIHEAYLRNRRRVNNWNLVDITCPLLIGTYLLDKDRTLLYALAAEEHLWSQRMSIVSTLALIRQNQFADTFGVAEQLLSHPHDLIHKATGWMLREVGKRNEDALEEFLADHTRQMPRTMLRYALEKLPPNRRQHYMQQ encoded by the coding sequence ATGACTGCCGTCCGACTTGAAACAGCGCTGACTCAGCTGGCCAACCCCGAACGGGCCGTCCTACTGCGGCGGTTTTTCAAAACGGGCCCCGGCGAATACGGCGAAGGTGACCAGTTTCTGGGCCTTACCCTACCTCAGCAGCGGGCAGTGGCGCGGGAGTTTCGGCAACTGCCAATGGCCGAAGTAGAAATGCTGCTGGCCAGTCCCTGGCATGAGCTCCGCCAAACCGCTCTGATTATCTGGACGCTGCAATTTCAGAAAGCTGGTCCGAGCGGCCGCACGGCCATTCACGAGGCTTACCTGCGCAACCGGCGGCGCGTAAACAACTGGAACTTAGTGGATATTACCTGCCCGCTGCTCATTGGCACGTATCTGCTGGACAAGGACCGCACGCTGCTCTACGCGCTGGCCGCTGAGGAGCACTTATGGAGCCAGCGCATGAGCATTGTTTCGACGCTAGCCCTGATTCGCCAAAACCAGTTTGCTGATACGTTTGGCGTGGCTGAGCAGCTCCTCTCCCATCCCCACGACCTGATTCACAAAGCTACTGGCTGGATGCTGCGCGAAGTGGGCAAGCGCAACGAGGACGCGCTGGAAGAATTCTTGGCTGACCACACCCGGCAGATGCCCCGCACAATGCTGCGCTACGCCCTGGAAAAGCTTCCTCCGAACCGCCGGCAACACTACATGCAGCAGTAA
- the mdh gene encoding malate dehydrogenase yields MKVTVVGAGNVGATCADVLATREIANEVVLVDIKEGFAEGKALDIWQKAPVIGYDTRTVGVTNDYSRTANSEVVVITSGLPRKPGMSRDDLISTNAGIVKSVTEQVVKYSPNAIIIVVSNPLDVMTYQAHLTSGLPREKVFGMAGILDTARYRAFLAEALNMSPKDIQAVLMGGHGDTMVPLPRYTTVGGIPVTELIGKEELDAIVQRTAVGGGELVKLMGTSAWYAPGAAAAQMVEAIVRDQRRVFPVCIELQGEYGINGVYLGAPVILGKNGIEKVIELQLNDEEKALLETSRGHVKEVMDALDNMSKANA; encoded by the coding sequence ATGAAAGTTACCGTAGTTGGGGCTGGCAACGTGGGCGCTACCTGCGCCGACGTATTAGCCACCCGCGAAATCGCCAACGAAGTAGTTCTGGTTGACATTAAAGAAGGCTTTGCCGAAGGCAAAGCACTGGATATCTGGCAAAAGGCTCCCGTTATCGGTTACGACACCCGTACGGTAGGTGTTACCAACGACTACAGCCGCACGGCTAACTCGGAAGTAGTGGTAATTACCTCGGGCCTGCCCCGCAAGCCCGGTATGAGCCGCGACGACCTGATTTCGACCAACGCCGGCATCGTCAAATCGGTAACCGAGCAGGTGGTGAAATACTCGCCCAACGCCATCATCATCGTGGTATCGAACCCGCTGGACGTGATGACCTACCAAGCGCACCTGACCTCGGGCCTGCCCCGCGAAAAGGTGTTCGGCATGGCTGGCATCCTGGACACGGCCCGCTACCGTGCCTTCCTGGCTGAGGCCCTGAACATGAGCCCCAAAGACATTCAGGCCGTACTCATGGGCGGCCACGGCGACACGATGGTGCCCCTGCCCCGCTACACGACCGTAGGCGGTATTCCCGTAACTGAGCTGATTGGCAAAGAAGAGCTGGACGCCATTGTGCAGCGCACCGCTGTAGGTGGTGGCGAGCTGGTGAAGCTGATGGGTACTTCGGCCTGGTATGCTCCCGGCGCCGCGGCGGCTCAGATGGTAGAGGCCATCGTGCGTGACCAGCGCCGCGTATTCCCCGTCTGCATCGAGCTGCAGGGCGAATATGGCATCAATGGCGTGTACCTGGGCGCTCCGGTTATCCTGGGCAAAAACGGCATCGAGAAAGTTATTGAGCTCCAGCTCAACGACGAGGAAAAAGCCCTGCTCGAAACCTCGCGCGGCCACGTGAAAGAAGTAATGGACGCCTTGGACAACATGAGCAAGGCTAACGCTTAG
- the tilS gene encoding tRNA lysidine(34) synthetase TilS — translation MLERVRQFITEQGLFNPATDYLLVAVSGGMDSVVLADVLHRLDIKFAIAHCHFGLRGEEADADEEFVRKLAKKYEVPYFAEFFQTKEFAAQEGISTQMAARTLRYAWFERIRQTQQLDYIATAHHQRDAAETMLLNLTHGTGLAGLHGIKAKNGRVIRPLLSMGKEDLYDYLVENRLIWREDASNDSTLYQRNRLRHDVLPVLRDINPNLDQTLQITAERVGGAEEILRRYVEETQAQSRRDEDEVTYLNIPTLQRTAATILVLHELLKPFGFSYLVVKDIVAAFKGESGRRFESPTHTLVKDREQLVIKPRNLTKFGTYQLQAGQTELKAEGLNLRAELTEGAGQEVPRSKQVAALDADKLSFPLTVRRWQEGDWFMPIGMKGKKKLSDFLIDQKVPLNLKDDVRVLVTADQKIAWVIGFRPDERFKLTEETQRVLTVRRM, via the coding sequence ATGCTTGAGCGTGTCCGTCAGTTTATTACAGAACAGGGGCTTTTCAACCCCGCCACCGACTACCTCCTGGTAGCCGTCAGCGGCGGCATGGATTCGGTGGTGCTGGCCGACGTGCTGCACCGCCTCGACATCAAGTTTGCCATTGCCCACTGCCACTTCGGGCTGCGTGGCGAAGAGGCCGACGCCGACGAGGAATTTGTGCGCAAGCTGGCTAAAAAGTACGAAGTGCCCTACTTCGCCGAGTTCTTCCAGACCAAGGAGTTTGCTGCCCAGGAAGGAATTTCAACCCAGATGGCAGCCCGCACCCTGCGCTACGCCTGGTTTGAGCGGATTCGCCAGACCCAGCAGCTCGACTACATTGCCACGGCCCACCACCAGCGCGACGCGGCGGAAACCATGCTGCTCAACCTGACCCACGGTACCGGCCTGGCCGGTTTGCACGGCATCAAGGCCAAAAACGGCCGCGTTATCCGGCCCCTACTGAGCATGGGAAAGGAAGATTTGTATGATTACCTCGTGGAAAACCGGCTGATCTGGCGCGAGGATGCCTCCAATGACAGCACGCTCTACCAACGCAACCGCCTGCGCCACGACGTGCTGCCCGTGCTGCGCGACATCAACCCCAACCTCGACCAGACCCTGCAAATTACGGCCGAGCGGGTGGGCGGGGCCGAGGAAATCCTGCGCCGCTACGTAGAGGAAACCCAGGCCCAGAGCCGCCGCGACGAGGATGAGGTAACCTACCTGAACATCCCAACCCTGCAGCGCACGGCCGCTACCATCCTGGTATTACACGAGCTGCTCAAGCCCTTCGGCTTTTCTTACCTAGTAGTAAAAGACATTGTGGCCGCCTTCAAAGGCGAGTCGGGGCGGCGGTTTGAGTCGCCGACCCACACGTTGGTCAAGGACCGAGAGCAGCTGGTGATTAAGCCCCGCAACCTGACCAAATTCGGCACCTACCAGCTGCAGGCCGGCCAAACCGAACTCAAAGCCGAGGGCCTCAACCTACGGGCCGAGCTGACGGAAGGTGCCGGTCAGGAAGTGCCCCGCAGCAAACAAGTAGCCGCCCTGGATGCCGACAAGCTGAGTTTCCCGCTCACGGTGCGGCGCTGGCAGGAAGGCGACTGGTTTATGCCCATCGGCATGAAGGGCAAAAAGAAGCTCAGCGACTTTCTTATCGACCAGAAGGTGCCCCTCAACCTTAAGGACGACGTGCGCGTGCTCGTCACGGCCGACCAGAAGATTGCCTGGGTTATCGGTTTCCGCCCCGACGAGCGGTTTAAACTCACCGAGGAAACCCAGCGGGTGCTCACAGTGCGCCGTATGTAA